Genomic window (Rosa chinensis cultivar Old Blush chromosome 6, RchiOBHm-V2, whole genome shotgun sequence):
TTTATTTGATCATGCAAAGTCAGGCAAATGAGAATCTATGAGGGGCCTATTGGGTCTTTTCTGGAGTTCATTTTGATGGCTAACTCACCAATTAATCCTGTTCTGAGCATATTTATGAATAACTGTATATAGAAGTATCATCAGTAAAGAATGTGCATGTCCCTGAATTTCTTGAATTAATCGCAAACTCACAATGTGAATGTGTTTTGCAGATTCATTCATATCAATCAAGTTTGAAGAGAATGGAGTTGCCTCGTGGGAAAAGAACAAGGTATCCAAAGTCTCTTTAGACCATTGCAACATGCCCTGGAATCACAACTTTAGCAAAGACTCCAAGGATGCCAAGGAGACCAAGAGTGTGATAGAGCATGGGAAAGCTCATACACCACTTAGGTGGCGGAAGCGGATCGGACATCTCTTCCAGCTCAATAGATGGAAGAGATCCAACAAGGGCAGTGTGTGCCATGTGAGCAACAAGGTAGAAGGAGTCAAGGTAAGGAAGGGCTGGATAAGAAGTCTGACAAAGAGGAGAGGGTCCATGGAATAAAGGAGCTCGTACAGAAAGTGACACAAGTCTCTCCTCCACCATACTCATATGTGGGTAGAAGCTCACTAAAGCCATATAATTGAGGGAGGTAGAGTCAAATTCTTTACTTTATCATTCCTTAAAAATGTGCTTTGTTTGCTTTCAACTCTTTGagcttcttcttttccttttgtttcctCCATTTCTTTAAACAGTACAGGCTGTAAAAGGGTTGTTGAAATATGCTTTGGTTTCACATTTTTATGAAATATAAAGATTACTTTGTAAGTGTTTGTTTTCCTCTCCCATACCAAACATTGTAAAGCTAGACCCATGTTAGGTTCACAAAGTGGGAAACAATGGAGCAAAGGCCCCATTCTTGTGGTTCTGGAACTTGTCTATTATCTTGTTCCCTTCTCCCTCCCATTAAGAAGCTCAAAATGGAATTGTAAGTCACCATTACATGGTATTAATGTCTTAACATGTGCTTAATGATGGATTAAGAATGTTGTTAATGAAGGTCTCATTTATGTTATTCTCTCCCCATGTGCAAGTCATCATCCATGTGATGGTACCTGGCAATTGTGATTAGGTCAAATTTGTTTACTTGTCTCCTTCATTGCCGCAATTTGCCCCAAGTTCTGGCTTGCCCAAACCATCGGAGGACCATTGATCTTTTCTTAGAGTATGGACCACAGGGTAGCCTTTTGAAAAGTTTCTTATTTGGTGGATGAAAATGACAAGACTTGAATTTTCACCCAACTTCATCAATTAGTAGAGGTATAAAATAAGTCAGACTGATATGACAGACATAATACGGTTTAGAATGAATCTGATACAGTAAGACACAATCTACACTTTGTCATACTAGGCACGATATATCATGTCTAAACAAATTGTTCTTAACATGGGCATAAACTAGGGTGGACATGATTATGAGTGTGTCCAATCTGACTCCATTActgtttttatgtgaatgaaaaTTCCTCACACCTAGGATAAAATTAGCTTAGAAGTTTCATCAAGGTCTAATAATCTACTGCCAATTGAACTCTACCTCTTCTGAAAAATGGTCCAATCCCAAGATATAACATTATTGCTCGTGAACCCTAACTCTTGCAACCGAAATTCACTGATTCGTCAAAGTTTCAGATTTGGGGAATACGTTTTGCTCATTTGTTTTGCGGAGGAACGTTTGTCCATTTAACTTGGGGCTTAGCAAAACTCTAGGTATAATATCACTCTTGTTCctcatttttccttttccaataatcatatttggTGCTcatattaactttttttttttttggggttaatCCTTATATTGGGTGGGATTTAATGTGAGACTTCTAGTCTTCTATTATTGTTCTCAGCTATAAAAGAGGTTCAGTTTACATGATATTAATTATACTGCCAAATTCATGTTTAATCTTGCCAAGACTGGCAATATATGAGAGGCTGTAGTTTCTACTATGAAGATAGTAGAGATAAGTTATTCACATATgcatcaaaatttattaatcgGAGCTGCTATGAAATTTTACATTCTGTCACTCTCACTGTGCTAACTAATGAATCCCAGTACCTGCACTCTTCATCCCTTGTAGATCTCACCACagataaaatacaaaacaaaaataaatggtATAGCTAACCCAAGAATACACAATCCATCAATTGGTAAACTTTACATCTGGGTTTCTCATGTATTTGAGCCACATATCAGCcattactcttgatgaaatgCTCCATAATAGATCTTGACCTTTCGATGACACACTATGTTTGCCTTTCTTCCCTGCCTTTGCAAATCCATAAGCCACCAGCCACTGCATTGCAGTTAGTCTCTGCTTCTCACTGTCCCATGCATTTCTCCTAACGCCTCTTGACCTCACCTTTAACCCTCCAACATGCAAACTCGCCACTTTGAatctcttctcctcctcctcctcatgcTTATCCACTGCACCGGTGTTATCAGCTCTTGTTGCATAGATAACTGCAATCATTGGGCCTCCTACAGCCTCATACCGCCTTACCGGATCCCTCAGCTGAACAACCACTGCCAGTGTGATTGTCTCGGTATGACCACCACCTGGTTGTAATGAGTCATCTACACCGACCAAGCTGTGGTCTTTGATCCAGTCCTCGAGCGATATTGAAGAAGCAAGTGGTTGATTTTGAACTTTTCCTCCAGTTGCTGTGGTGCCAATCAATGGCGAAACATCAAATGGGGCTTCTTCCTCTGCCATTTCAGCCTGAATCTTCAAAGCTTCAAGAGCCATGGACTCAATTTTCTGCATTGAGAATGCAAGAATCTCCTCTGCTGTTAACGGGTTTTCATTCACATTCCAAATCCCTGTGGAAATCCTCTCTTTTCTACCGGCACTCATTGCAGTTGCCATGGTTTTCACAGCAGCAATGGTTCGTGCAGCACTCGAGCTTGCACCTTCTTTGTTCCTCCCTTGGATGATTGCGGAAGCAATGCCTTCGAAAGCTATCTGTTCTGCGGTTTTATCCATCAGGTCATCCATGCTCGTCAAAGTCGAAATTTGGGAATTCAATTCATCAAGTCCAATGGCTGCAATCCTTTGGAACAATTCGAAGCCACTCATGGACTGGTCCCGTGGCAAAACAAATGGTTTTGATATTTGCATGGCAAGTTTCGGTGTATCTTTCCTTGCTACCACATTATCCAGAGGATTCATGGCTGCCAAGTAACCTCCATCTCTGGTTTGAACCACACAGCCTAAGCTCTTTCCTAGATCAGGAAGGAATACTTCGGATTCAGCCTCTTTGGAATCTTCAGCTCCTTCAAGCTGTAGTGGTGGAATATCACTTTGGGTGAGCTTATACTCATTTATGATATCCTCATCCTCAAGCATTTGAAGGAACTCCTTGGTAACTGTTTCTTCATCTGCCTCCAATATTTGTGATCCAATTTCTTCGTCTTTGGCGACAGTTTTTTCTTTCCCCATCATAGATTCAAGAGCTTTAATCTGCTGAGCAATCAAATCCAGCTCTGTCAATCTTTTCATATGCACTTGGTCTTGCACAATTTCCTTCACAACCTCACTCGATATTGCTGATTTTTCATCAAGGGATATTTCTGATTGTGTTTCCCCATATTCCCCTTCCTTGTCTTGGAATTCAACTCCCTTATCCACTACTTCGAAGTCTGGAAGATCAAGATCCTCTACCTTCGGTACTTCTGGTTCTTTTGGCTTCTGcgccaaagaagaag
Coding sequences:
- the LOC112169150 gene encoding uncharacterized protein LOC112169150 — protein: MNMNNGYREPDNSFCYFHPKEVVVGVCALCLTERLLVLAARKGHHRSTQSFSHRPITLPKIFAFSSFLNRKPDYLDQEASTSQEDSFISIKFEENGVASWEKNKVSKVSLDHCNMPWNHNFSKDSKDAKETKSVIEHGKAHTPLRWRKRIGHLFQLNRWKRSNKGSVCHVSNKVEGVKVRKGWIRSLTKRRGSME
- the LOC112172375 gene encoding protein PLASTID MOVEMENT IMPAIRED 1 — protein: MAAAENSSGGGRRNSNTQLLEELEALSESLYQSHTSTTTTRRTASLALPRTSIPAIAAAAKVEEIKANSTKPLRRRLSLSPWRSRPNENEHKDRGKGTSSINQLELKSNVEERSSSTEKKGIWNWKPIRAISHIGMHKISCLFSVEVVTAQGLPASMNGLRLSICVRKKESKDGAVQTMPSRVTQGAADFEETLFFRCHVYCSSGQGKPMKFEPRPFWIYVFAVDAEELDFGRNSVDLSQLIQESIEKSHEGKRIRQWDKSFRLAGKAKGGELVLKLGFQIMEKDGGVGIYSQAEDLKSAKSKTFSSSFARKQSKTSFSVPSPKLSSREAWTPSQIGQSAHDLHGIDELNLDEPNPVPVSSSSLAQKPKEPEVPKVEDLDLPDFEVVDKGVEFQDKEGEYGETQSEISLDEKSAISSEVVKEIVQDQVHMKRLTELDLIAQQIKALESMMGKEKTVAKDEEIGSQILEADEETVTKEFLQMLEDEDIINEYKLTQSDIPPLQLEGAEDSKEAESEVFLPDLGKSLGCVVQTRDGGYLAAMNPLDNVVARKDTPKLAMQISKPFVLPRDQSMSGFELFQRIAAIGLDELNSQISTLTSMDDLMDKTAEQIAFEGIASAIIQGRNKEGASSSAARTIAAVKTMATAMSAGRKERISTGIWNVNENPLTAEEILAFSMQKIESMALEALKIQAEMAEEEAPFDVSPLIGTTATGGKVQNQPLASSISLEDWIKDHSLVGVDDSLQPGGGHTETITLAVVVQLRDPVRRYEAVGGPMIAVIYATRADNTGAVDKHEEEEEKRFKVASLHVGGLKVRSRGVRRNAWDSEKQRLTAMQWLVAYGFAKAGKKGKHSVSSKGQDLLWSISSRVMADMWLKYMRNPDVKFTN